The following proteins come from a genomic window of Spongiibacter tropicus DSM 19543:
- a CDS encoding aldehyde dehydrogenase family protein: MTATTDKKPEGVEGMLADNISCGDDLQSQFALQREAFAAERYPSLASRLDRIRRIVDFVVDQQEAIVAATVKDWLHKPAAFIKAVEILPVINHAKAVSKRLPSWLRDERRKADFPFNLLGAKAYIRYQPLGVVGVMVPWNGPVAMAMVAAIDAFSAGNRVMVKISEYSPAAAAMLAETLPRYFDASELSIVTGEVGVSRAFAALPFDHLMYTGSAGTARHVMAAAAQNLTPVTLELGGKSPVLVDRHADLQYAAQRTVSGRLINAGQGCITPDYVLLEAPCLEAFIEAASQAIRQLYPAELQGRDYAAIATNAHYQRMHELLDDARASGARIIEIDVGATTERRQFSPVIVVDPADDSRVMQEEIFGPILVVKTVADLSAAVDYVNAGERPLALYYFGHASQAKQQLLAQTHSGGVAINEVMLQLMMSDLPFGGVGHSGMGSYWGGEAGFRRFSHAKSVFEQGWYKKVAAMMDPPYGATLEKMLKLGMKKIPPRS, translated from the coding sequence ATGACTGCCACAACGGACAAAAAGCCGGAAGGAGTGGAAGGAATGCTGGCAGATAACATCTCCTGCGGCGACGATCTGCAGTCGCAATTTGCACTGCAGCGCGAGGCCTTTGCCGCCGAGCGGTATCCGAGCTTGGCCAGCCGCCTCGACCGCATACGTCGCATTGTCGATTTTGTGGTCGATCAACAGGAGGCCATTGTGGCGGCCACTGTTAAAGACTGGTTGCACAAGCCCGCGGCCTTTATCAAAGCGGTGGAAATTCTGCCAGTGATTAATCACGCCAAGGCGGTAAGCAAGCGACTGCCAAGCTGGCTGCGCGACGAGCGACGTAAGGCCGATTTTCCCTTCAATCTGCTGGGTGCCAAAGCCTATATCCGCTATCAGCCGCTGGGCGTGGTGGGCGTGATGGTGCCCTGGAACGGCCCGGTGGCCATGGCGATGGTTGCGGCGATTGATGCTTTTTCGGCGGGCAATCGAGTGATGGTGAAGATTTCCGAATATTCCCCGGCGGCGGCTGCCATGCTGGCAGAAACCTTGCCCCGCTACTTTGACGCCAGCGAACTGAGCATTGTGACCGGTGAAGTCGGGGTGTCGCGGGCTTTTGCCGCGCTGCCGTTTGATCATTTGATGTATACCGGCAGCGCGGGGACCGCCCGTCACGTGATGGCGGCGGCCGCGCAAAATCTCACCCCGGTTACACTGGAGCTGGGTGGCAAGTCGCCGGTGCTTGTCGACCGCCACGCCGACCTTCAATACGCCGCCCAGCGCACGGTTAGCGGGCGGCTGATTAACGCCGGGCAGGGCTGTATTACCCCCGATTACGTGTTACTTGAAGCGCCGTGCCTGGAGGCCTTTATCGAGGCAGCGAGCCAGGCGATCCGGCAACTGTACCCGGCTGAATTGCAGGGGCGGGACTACGCCGCGATTGCCACGAACGCGCATTACCAGCGTATGCATGAGCTGCTCGACGATGCCCGGGCCAGTGGTGCGCGCATCATCGAAATAGACGTTGGTGCGACCACTGAGCGGCGCCAGTTCAGTCCGGTGATTGTCGTGGATCCCGCCGACGACAGCCGGGTGATGCAGGAGGAAATCTTTGGCCCGATTCTGGTGGTGAAAACCGTGGCGGATCTCAGCGCCGCCGTGGATTACGTCAATGCCGGGGAGCGCCCGCTGGCGCTGTATTACTTTGGCCATGCCAGCCAGGCAAAGCAGCAGCTGCTTGCGCAGACCCACTCCGGCGGCGTGGCGATTAACGAGGTGATGTTACAGCTGATGATGTCAGACCTGCCCTTTGGCGGTGTGGGGCACAGCGGCATGGGAAGTTACTGGGGCGGCGAGGCTGGCTTCCGGCGTTTTTCTCATGCCAAATCGGTGTTTGAACAGGGTTGGTACAAAAAGGTGGCGGCAATGATGGACCCGCCCTATGGCGCCACCCTGGAAAAAATGCTCAAGCTCGGCATGAAGAAAATACCGCCTCGGTCCTAG
- a CDS encoding acyl-CoA dehydrogenase family protein — protein MDFSFSQEQRLLRSSLQACLRQHADFASHQRAVQAGNAWRPELWQALADQLGVLGLGLRDDSEPLADNAQNTMIVMEELGRALAIEPYLDVAIVAGYLLGQWRSAAAPALRDALCAGRAMPILAWSEEGSHNDFRQQALPAQWRDGQWILSGQKTVVMSAPLASHFIVSARTTGRAGEERGLSLFVVPAGTPGLSIDPYPTIDERCAADLLFAQVQLPDSARLGEQDQALALLEAARCHGIAALSAEAVGVMEALLQQTRDYCQQRRQFSQPLSRFQVLQHRMVDMYLQLEMSRAASYRATLSLSADVLERERSAAAAKVTVARACRFIGQNAVQLHGGMGMSDDVPVSHYFKRATAIERELGSADEQLLRYQQLAVSA, from the coding sequence ATGGATTTTTCCTTTAGTCAGGAACAGCGCCTGCTGCGCAGCAGCCTTCAGGCCTGTCTGCGCCAGCACGCCGACTTCGCCTCTCACCAGCGGGCGGTTCAGGCTGGCAACGCGTGGCGGCCGGAGTTATGGCAGGCATTGGCTGACCAGCTCGGCGTGCTCGGGCTGGGACTGCGCGACGACAGTGAGCCGCTCGCCGACAACGCCCAGAACACGATGATTGTGATGGAGGAGCTGGGGCGCGCGCTGGCGATAGAACCATATCTTGATGTGGCCATTGTGGCGGGCTACCTGCTGGGGCAGTGGCGCAGCGCCGCCGCACCGGCGCTGCGAGACGCGCTTTGTGCTGGCCGGGCCATGCCGATACTGGCCTGGAGCGAGGAGGGCAGCCACAACGATTTTCGCCAACAGGCCTTACCGGCGCAATGGCGCGATGGCCAGTGGATCTTGAGCGGCCAGAAAACCGTCGTGATGTCGGCGCCGCTGGCCAGCCATTTTATTGTCTCGGCCAGAACCACGGGGCGTGCGGGTGAGGAGCGGGGACTATCACTGTTTGTCGTGCCTGCCGGTACGCCCGGGCTGAGCATCGACCCCTATCCGACCATTGACGAGCGCTGCGCGGCGGACCTGTTGTTTGCGCAGGTTCAGTTGCCCGACTCCGCGCGTCTGGGCGAGCAGGATCAGGCGCTGGCGCTGCTGGAAGCGGCGCGCTGCCACGGCATTGCGGCGCTGAGCGCCGAGGCCGTGGGGGTAATGGAGGCCTTGCTGCAGCAAACGCGGGACTACTGCCAGCAGCGCCGCCAGTTTTCGCAGCCTTTGTCGCGTTTTCAGGTGCTGCAACACCGCATGGTGGATATGTATCTGCAGTTGGAAATGAGCCGCGCTGCCAGCTACCGAGCGACGCTGTCGCTGAGCGCCGATGTACTTGAGCGCGAGCGGTCGGCGGCCGCCGCAAAAGTCACCGTCGCCCGGGCTTGTCGCTTTATTGGCCAAAACGCGGTGCAGTTGCACGGCGGTATGGGGATGAGTGACGACGTGCCGGTGAGCCACTACTTCAAGCGTGCAACGGCCATCGAGCGGGAGCTCGGCAGCGCCGATGAGCAGCTGTTGCGCTATCAGCAACTGGCGGTGAGCGCATGA
- a CDS encoding GMC family oxidoreductase gives MQHTEFDYVIIGAGAAGCVLAHRLSEDPAISVALLEAGGEDRHPLIHMPKGLGKLITDPKLTWQYPAEPEEGNAYQPEHWARGRVMGGSSSLNGLMYVRGQPADFNDIAAQSSEDWSWSHIGAAYQALEQHQLGSGPTRGSTGPLKISMADRRTPLTEAMVAAAAQMGLAVSEDPNLPSDAPCVGYAARTIWQGRRQSAAKAFIAPVRGRPNLHIFTHQLCDRIEFDEGRAVAVLCQSAKNGTPSRFAARREVIVAAGAMASPGILQRSGVGPAERLAALGIPLVADSPEVGENLIEHRGILVQWKLRQPLSENAEYAGVRLLKNVFKYWFNKSGPMAAGAYEVGAWFASGASSRPDIQFLIAPFSFDLSAPGREKLEPFPGMSIVGYPLRPTSRGSIHIASRDPAAMPVLVPNYRSTAEDRALMQRTVELAREWAGQAALQPFIDAESYPGPSCVSDAQILAAFDQHGSCGYHAVGSCRMGADAQSVVDPALRVRGVSGVRVMDTSIMPQIPSGNTNGPTMAMAWRAADIILRDH, from the coding sequence ATGCAACACACTGAATTCGATTACGTCATTATTGGAGCCGGTGCGGCAGGCTGTGTGTTGGCCCATCGGCTGTCGGAAGATCCCGCCATTTCCGTAGCCCTGTTAGAGGCGGGTGGCGAGGACCGGCACCCGCTTATTCATATGCCCAAGGGGTTGGGCAAGTTAATTACCGACCCCAAACTCACCTGGCAATACCCCGCCGAACCGGAAGAGGGGAACGCTTACCAGCCCGAGCATTGGGCCCGTGGGCGGGTGATGGGCGGCTCCAGTTCCCTCAACGGGCTGATGTATGTGCGCGGGCAGCCCGCCGACTTTAATGATATTGCCGCTCAGAGCAGCGAAGACTGGAGCTGGTCGCATATCGGCGCCGCCTATCAAGCGCTGGAACAGCACCAGCTGGGCAGTGGGCCGACCCGGGGCAGCACCGGGCCGCTGAAAATCAGTATGGCCGATCGGCGCACGCCGCTCACCGAGGCAATGGTGGCGGCCGCCGCGCAAATGGGCCTGGCGGTAAGCGAGGATCCCAATCTGCCCAGCGATGCACCCTGCGTGGGTTATGCCGCGCGCACCATCTGGCAGGGGCGGCGACAAAGTGCCGCCAAGGCTTTTATCGCCCCAGTACGGGGGCGCCCCAATTTGCATATTTTCACCCACCAGCTTTGCGACCGCATCGAGTTTGACGAGGGTCGCGCGGTGGCGGTGCTGTGCCAGTCGGCCAAAAACGGCACACCCAGCAGGTTTGCCGCGCGCCGTGAGGTCATTGTCGCGGCCGGGGCGATGGCCTCGCCGGGCATTTTGCAGCGCTCCGGGGTGGGGCCGGCCGAGCGCCTGGCCGCGCTGGGGATTCCACTGGTGGCCGACAGCCCGGAGGTGGGCGAAAACCTGATCGAGCACCGCGGTATTCTGGTGCAGTGGAAGCTGCGCCAGCCGCTGTCAGAAAACGCCGAGTACGCCGGGGTCCGGCTGCTGAAAAACGTGTTCAAGTACTGGTTCAACAAGTCTGGGCCGATGGCCGCGGGGGCCTATGAGGTGGGCGCCTGGTTTGCCTCTGGTGCGTCATCGCGGCCGGATATTCAGTTTCTTATCGCGCCCTTCAGTTTTGATTTAAGCGCCCCCGGCCGCGAAAAGCTCGAGCCGTTTCCCGGCATGAGTATTGTTGGCTACCCGCTGCGCCCCACTTCCCGGGGCAGCATTCACATTGCCAGTCGCGACCCCGCCGCCATGCCGGTGCTGGTGCCCAATTATCGCAGCACCGCCGAGGACCGCGCGCTGATGCAGCGCACGGTTGAGTTGGCGCGGGAGTGGGCCGGGCAGGCGGCTTTGCAGCCGTTTATTGACGCCGAGAGTTATCCCGGGCCGAGCTGCGTGAGCGACGCGCAGATTTTGGCGGCTTTCGACCAGCACGGCAGCTGTGGCTACCACGCGGTGGGTAGTTGTCGCATGGGCGCCGATGCGCAGTCGGTGGTCGACCCGGCGCTGCGGGTTCGCGGCGTTAGCGGCGTGAGGGTGATGGACACCTCGATTATGCCGCAGATTCCCTCGGGCAATACCAACGGGCCGACCATGGCCATGGCCTGGCGCGCCGCCGACATTATTTTACGGGACCACTGA
- a CDS encoding 2Fe-2S iron-sulfur cluster-binding protein: MVRIIFESHDGSEQTTLDVPPEGSVMEAAVSHNIDGILADCGGSMVCGTCHAMVSADWFDKLPEQSEMEQGLLEYVPDPQPYARLCCQLEVSEAIDGIVLRLPESQR, from the coding sequence ATGGTGAGAATTATTTTTGAATCCCACGACGGCAGCGAGCAAACCACCCTCGATGTGCCCCCCGAAGGCAGCGTGATGGAGGCCGCGGTCAGCCACAATATCGACGGCATACTCGCCGACTGCGGCGGCTCGATGGTCTGCGGCACCTGCCACGCCATGGTGTCGGCAGACTGGTTCGACAAACTGCCCGAGCAAAGCGAGATGGAACAGGGGCTGCTGGAATACGTTCCCGACCCACAGCCCTATGCCCGGCTGTGCTGTCAGCTTGAAGTGAGTGAGGCCATCGACGGCATCGTGCTGCGCCTGCCCGAAAGCCAGCGGTGA
- a CDS encoding cytochrome P450, giving the protein MSSPIAEHVPDHVPQSLIFNYDYHGDPRVNNEVHASLQTLHNDAPAIFYTPKNGGHWVVTRFDEIKKVVENYENFSAKEMQIPRIENPPFFIPLNLDPPNNIAFRQALMPAFSPRAIKSLEDKVRLWAGKLIDEALSKGNTFDFVQEIASVYPVSIFMELMGMPMDRLWEFRELSDAFFSTNDQEKIHQLSAQIIMIMTEILMAKKEQPADDLMTKILDIKVNGEPISLEEMQNMCFLLFLGGMDTVANVTGYTFRQLANMPELQQRLQDQPEDIPKFSEEGIRLFGVISNPRIVAQDCEVFGIQFKKDDMVLCLLPISGRDDRKNSNPNVFDIDRAKDDASTLTFSSGPHMCLGSFLARTEIRILVEEWCKRVKSFEITPGTELSFRMGFSLALTALPLTVQTR; this is encoded by the coding sequence ATGTCTAGCCCCATTGCGGAACACGTGCCCGACCATGTCCCCCAGTCCCTGATTTTTAATTACGACTACCACGGCGATCCGCGTGTGAACAACGAAGTGCATGCCAGCCTGCAAACCCTGCACAACGACGCCCCAGCCATTTTCTACACGCCCAAAAACGGCGGCCATTGGGTCGTGACCCGCTTCGATGAAATAAAGAAGGTGGTGGAGAATTACGAGAATTTTTCGGCCAAGGAAATGCAAATTCCGCGCATTGAAAACCCGCCGTTTTTCATTCCTTTGAACCTCGACCCACCCAACAATATTGCCTTCCGCCAGGCGCTGATGCCGGCCTTTTCGCCCCGCGCCATTAAAAGCCTGGAAGACAAAGTGCGCCTGTGGGCGGGCAAGCTGATCGACGAGGCCCTGAGCAAGGGCAATACCTTCGACTTTGTGCAAGAAATTGCCTCGGTCTATCCGGTGAGTATTTTCATGGAGCTGATGGGCATGCCCATGGATCGCCTGTGGGAGTTCCGCGAGCTGTCCGACGCCTTTTTCAGCACCAATGATCAGGAAAAAATCCATCAGCTCAGCGCCCAGATCATTATGATCATGACGGAAATTCTGATGGCGAAAAAAGAGCAGCCCGCCGACGATCTGATGACCAAGATTCTCGACATCAAGGTCAACGGCGAGCCGATCAGCCTGGAAGAAATGCAGAACATGTGTTTTCTGCTGTTCCTCGGCGGCATGGACACCGTGGCCAATGTCACCGGTTACACCTTCCGTCAGCTGGCAAATATGCCCGAGCTGCAGCAGCGCCTGCAGGATCAGCCCGAGGACATTCCCAAGTTCTCGGAAGAAGGCATTCGTCTGTTCGGGGTCATCAGCAACCCACGCATCGTCGCCCAAGACTGCGAAGTGTTCGGTATTCAGTTCAAAAAAGACGATATGGTGCTGTGCCTGCTGCCCATCTCCGGCCGCGACGACCGCAAAAACAGTAACCCCAATGTCTTCGATATCGACCGTGCCAAAGACGACGCCAGCACGCTCACCTTCTCCTCCGGGCCGCATATGTGTCTGGGCAGTTTTCTGGCGCGCACCGAAATCCGCATTCTGGTGGAAGAGTGGTGCAAGCGCGTCAAATCCTTCGAGATCACCCCCGGCACCGAACTGAGCTTCCGCATGGGCTTCTCGCTGGCGCTGACCGCGCTGCCGCTGACGGTACAAACGCGCTGA
- a CDS encoding Zn-ribbon domain-containing OB-fold protein: MKGVGADHPYWDALRDGRVSQQQCRDCQQWHWPAVYRCSHCGSWEQQWHEVEPRGRIYSWTRSHYDFGGPREHGLPFVSVLVELEHASKTRLLGTLEGNPARLRIGDRVSGQVMHVEFDGESLPTLRWQLTDQGEH; the protein is encoded by the coding sequence ATGAAAGGTGTCGGCGCCGATCACCCGTATTGGGACGCACTCCGCGATGGCCGCGTCAGCCAGCAGCAGTGCCGCGACTGCCAACAATGGCACTGGCCTGCCGTGTATCGCTGCAGCCACTGCGGCAGCTGGGAACAGCAATGGCACGAGGTTGAGCCGCGCGGCCGCATTTACAGCTGGACCCGCAGCCACTACGACTTTGGCGGCCCGCGGGAGCACGGCCTGCCCTTTGTCAGTGTGCTGGTCGAACTGGAGCATGCGAGCAAGACTCGCCTGCTCGGCACGCTAGAGGGCAACCCGGCGCGGCTGCGTATTGGCGACCGGGTCAGCGGCCAGGTGATGCATGTCGAGTTCGACGGCGAGTCCTTACCCACGCTGCGCTGGCAGCTCACTGACCAGGGGGAGCACTAA
- a CDS encoding thiolase C-terminal domain-containing protein — MATTAFCGGVSAVGVGLRQYKRGQAPMPEQGVLVRAIVDACEDAGFDPANIDGFVSYGDDKNEPVRLMPDLGTRHLRVNAQVWGGGGGGIAAAFGIAAAAIGSGQADAVVVFRALVQDNSGRMSAAVMRHHLNDHIIGAGVLAPAQICALRAQRMFEYHGVPQSVTEELVRASYYHGARNPDAMSYGKELDLDAYRNGRWIAEPFRLFDCSRENDGAGAILLVSSEKAKYLNKPPVHLLGVANGAEQGWGDLLENDRHYDSAGFRPIAERLWQQTGLRPADVDVVQLYENFSAQGIASLIDHGFCSYDNVAEFIRFENLIAPHGKLPVNTSGGNFAQGFIHGFGTAVESVRVLRGESANPVPDAKVCLLAGGPGAPTVSSALFGTEAL; from the coding sequence ATGGCCACCACAGCATTTTGCGGCGGCGTCTCGGCGGTGGGCGTTGGCCTTCGCCAATACAAGCGCGGCCAGGCCCCCATGCCCGAACAGGGCGTCCTGGTCAGGGCCATTGTTGATGCCTGCGAAGACGCCGGTTTCGACCCCGCCAATATCGACGGCTTTGTTTCCTACGGCGATGACAAAAACGAACCGGTGCGCCTGATGCCCGACCTCGGCACCCGCCATCTGCGCGTTAATGCCCAGGTGTGGGGCGGTGGCGGTGGCGGCATTGCCGCCGCGTTTGGCATTGCGGCCGCGGCGATTGGCAGCGGTCAGGCCGATGCCGTGGTGGTATTTCGAGCGCTGGTGCAAGACAACAGTGGTCGTATGTCGGCCGCCGTCATGCGCCACCACCTGAACGACCATATTATTGGCGCCGGGGTACTGGCCCCCGCTCAGATCTGCGCCCTGCGCGCCCAGCGCATGTTTGAATACCACGGCGTGCCGCAATCGGTCACTGAAGAGTTAGTGCGCGCCTCCTATTACCACGGCGCCCGCAACCCCGATGCCATGAGCTACGGCAAAGAGCTAGACCTGGACGCCTACCGCAACGGTCGCTGGATTGCCGAGCCCTTCCGGCTATTTGACTGCTCGCGGGAAAACGACGGCGCCGGCGCCATCCTGCTGGTATCGAGCGAAAAAGCCAAATACCTGAACAAGCCGCCGGTGCATCTGTTAGGCGTGGCCAACGGCGCCGAGCAGGGCTGGGGCGACCTGCTGGAAAACGACCGTCACTACGACTCGGCGGGCTTTCGTCCGATTGCCGAGCGCCTGTGGCAACAAACCGGCCTGCGCCCGGCTGATGTGGATGTGGTACAGCTCTACGAAAATTTCAGTGCCCAGGGCATTGCCTCGTTGATCGATCACGGCTTTTGCAGCTACGACAATGTCGCCGAGTTTATTCGTTTTGAAAACCTTATCGCGCCCCACGGCAAGCTGCCGGTGAACACCTCCGGGGGCAACTTTGCCCAGGGCTTTATTCACGGCTTTGGCACGGCGGTGGAATCGGTGCGGGTGTTGCGCGGCGAATCGGCCAACCCGGTGCCCGATGCGAAAGTCTGCCTGCTGGCGGGCGGGCCGGGCGCGCCGACGGTCAGTTCAGCGCTGTTTGGCACAGAGGCACTCTGA
- a CDS encoding crotonase/enoyl-CoA hydratase family protein: MTKAIDYRVEDGIAILTFNRPDKLNALTREMAMAFIALLDRSDADDAVKAVIVTGAGKAFCAGADLSAGDDALSEVNAGAEAGSDGVNRDIGGLMTLRIYRSLKPIIAAINGAAVGVGITLTLAMDIRLGSQQCKAGFVFARRGIVPEAASSYFLPRIVGISRALAWCYSGRLIDATELREAGLLSEIVPAEQLLDRAREIAREIIDNAAPVSVALTRQMLWQGLEMNHPMEAHQLDSRLVAARGDSADAREGVASFLAKRPPQFSDRVSQDMPGDYPWRDEPTYRPAPAKK, encoded by the coding sequence ATGACCAAGGCTATCGACTATCGCGTGGAAGATGGCATTGCCATCCTCACTTTTAACCGCCCCGACAAACTCAATGCCCTCACCCGCGAGATGGCAATGGCATTTATCGCCTTGCTGGATCGCAGCGACGCCGACGATGCCGTTAAAGCGGTGATTGTGACCGGTGCGGGCAAGGCCTTTTGCGCGGGCGCCGATTTATCCGCGGGCGACGACGCTCTCAGCGAGGTAAACGCGGGGGCAGAAGCGGGTAGTGATGGCGTCAACCGCGATATTGGCGGCCTGATGACCCTGCGCATTTACCGCAGCCTGAAACCCATTATTGCCGCCATCAACGGCGCCGCCGTGGGGGTGGGTATTACCCTGACCCTAGCCATGGATATTCGCCTGGGCAGTCAGCAATGCAAGGCGGGCTTTGTGTTTGCCCGCCGCGGCATTGTGCCCGAGGCGGCGTCATCGTATTTCCTTCCCCGCATTGTCGGCATTTCGCGGGCGCTGGCCTGGTGCTACAGCGGGCGGCTGATCGACGCCACGGAGCTGCGGGAAGCAGGCTTGCTCAGCGAGATTGTGCCCGCCGAGCAATTGCTGGATCGCGCCCGGGAAATTGCCCGGGAAATCATCGACAACGCCGCGCCGGTCTCGGTGGCGCTGACCCGGCAAATGCTGTGGCAGGGGCTGGAAATGAATCACCCCATGGAGGCCCACCAGCTCGACAGCCGCCTGGTTGCCGCCCGGGGAGACAGCGCCGACGCCCGCGAAGGTGTTGCCTCGTTCCTGGCCAAGCGCCCGCCGCAATTCAGCGACCGGGTGTCTCAGGATATGCCCGGCGACTACCCCTGGCGAGACGAACCGACGTACCGCCCGGCGCCAGCAAAAAAATAA
- a CDS encoding NAD(P)/FAD-dependent oxidoreductase — protein sequence MTNEHCVIIGGSHAAAQLAASLRQEGWEGAITLIGAEPTPPYHRPPLSKAALSGEKSDSELLIRPAEFYEKNRIDLLLGSTVTAIDRQAKKVLLHDGGEIPYSKLALTTGARVRKLPIPGSELDGVCYLRDLRDAHQIRKYIGPGKSAVVIGGGYIGLEAAASMRKLGMAVTVLEAQPRVLARVTSAEISAFYSRVHREEGTEIITGASIEAISGDTRVRGVSLTDGRNLPADVVLIGVGVLPATELAEQAGLETDNGILVDEFARTSDANIVAAGDCTRHYNPIYSAQLRLESVQNANDQAKVAARTLCGKLEPYCALPWFWSDQYDLKLQIAGYSQGFDRVVLRGDTTTGRSFAAFYYAGDTLLAVDAINRPKEFMMAKRFLAEGKSADPAKVADESIDVKTLFAD from the coding sequence ATGACAAACGAGCATTGTGTAATCATCGGCGGCAGCCACGCCGCTGCGCAACTGGCCGCCTCGTTGCGGCAGGAAGGCTGGGAGGGTGCCATCACCCTGATCGGCGCCGAGCCCACCCCACCCTACCACCGCCCACCGTTGTCGAAGGCCGCGCTCAGCGGTGAGAAAAGTGACAGCGAGCTGCTGATTCGCCCCGCCGAGTTCTACGAAAAAAACCGCATCGACCTGCTGCTGGGCAGCACTGTTACCGCCATCGACCGGCAGGCTAAAAAGGTCCTGCTTCACGATGGCGGCGAAATTCCCTACAGCAAGCTCGCCCTGACCACCGGCGCCAGGGTACGCAAACTCCCGATTCCCGGCAGCGAGCTGGACGGTGTTTGCTACCTGCGCGATTTGCGCGACGCCCACCAGATTCGCAAATACATCGGCCCGGGGAAATCGGCGGTGGTCATCGGCGGTGGCTATATTGGCCTGGAGGCGGCGGCATCGATGCGCAAACTGGGCATGGCGGTGACCGTGCTTGAGGCCCAGCCGCGGGTATTGGCGCGCGTCACCTCGGCGGAAATTTCCGCGTTTTACAGTCGCGTTCACCGCGAAGAAGGCACTGAGATTATTACTGGCGCCAGCATCGAGGCCATTAGCGGCGACACCCGGGTACGCGGCGTCAGCCTGACCGACGGCCGCAACCTGCCCGCCGATGTGGTGCTGATTGGCGTGGGCGTGCTGCCCGCCACCGAGCTGGCAGAACAGGCCGGGCTGGAAACCGATAATGGCATCCTGGTGGACGAATTCGCCCGCACAAGCGACGCCAATATTGTTGCCGCCGGTGACTGCACCCGCCACTACAACCCCATTTACAGCGCGCAGCTGCGGTTGGAGTCGGTGCAAAACGCCAACGACCAGGCCAAGGTAGCGGCGCGCACGCTGTGCGGCAAACTGGAACCTTACTGCGCCCTGCCCTGGTTCTGGTCCGATCAATACGACCTGAAGCTGCAGATTGCTGGCTATTCCCAGGGTTTCGATCGGGTCGTACTGCGCGGTGACACCACCACCGGCCGCAGCTTTGCCGCGTTTTACTACGCGGGCGATACGCTGCTGGCGGTCGACGCCATTAACCGCCCCAAGGAATTTATGATGGCCAAGCGCTTTCTCGCGGAAGGCAAAAGCGCCGACCCCGCCAAGGTGGCCGACGAAAGTATTGATGTTAAAACCCTGTTCGCTGACTGA
- a CDS encoding 2Fe-2S iron-sulfur cluster-binding protein: protein MPLVTFVSHDGNKTEVNVEAGSSLMQAAVENGVDGILGECGGVCSCATCHCYVDNAWRSKTGEPESMEKDMLDCVLDPQDNSRLSCQVQVSDELDGLVVHLPESQY from the coding sequence ATGCCCCTAGTGACCTTTGTCAGCCATGACGGCAACAAAACTGAAGTGAATGTTGAGGCGGGCAGCAGCCTGATGCAGGCCGCTGTCGAAAACGGTGTCGACGGTATTCTCGGTGAGTGCGGCGGCGTTTGCAGCTGCGCCACCTGCCACTGCTACGTCGACAACGCTTGGCGCAGCAAAACCGGCGAACCCGAGTCGATGGAAAAAGACATGCTGGACTGCGTCCTCGACCCCCAGGACAACAGTCGGCTTAGCTGCCAGGTGCAAGTGAGTGATGAACTCGATGGCCTGGTGGTCCACCTGCCAGAATCCCAGTACTAA